The DNA region taaaataaattttaatttaagaaatttgttaatatttaaaattaaattaataaaaaatttaaattgttttgaataaaaacaattacagtttcaaatataattatttattaataatttataaaaaaaatattaaaaaatttaaatggtgaatatttaaaaataaataatatatctaaatatataaaatattattacaaatttaatatatatatatatatatttatattaaataattaagaaatttgaTGAGATGACACTGAAGCTACCTTAAAAAATAAAGCGCTTGTggtacttttaatttttttttttttgacgaaaatgcTCCCGTTGCGAGACGTAACTGGCATTCGCGGGACGTAACCGgtattcgcgagacgcaaccgacatttgcgagacgcaaccgacattcgcgagacgcacccgacattcgcgagacgcaaccggcattcgcgagacgcacccGACAATCGcgaaacgaaaaaaaaaattgaaaaaaaaaaccgtCTCGTGAATGCCTGTTGCGTCTCGCAATTGAGGACATTTTGCGACAGGGACAATttcgtaaaaaaatataaaatgtcaccattttttttttgtattcttttttttttgtatgatggGTCAAAATGTCAAATAGCCTAATCTTTAATGCCATTTAATCAAATCTCCTAAATAATTTGAGTGtttaaacataatcaaaataagttgaatatataaaatatactttaaaataAGTTGAACAAGCTGAATGGAATAAGTTTATTATAAGCTGAATCGAACTAAACCCTAATCAAGCTAAAACCTATCTCCGTTGAGCCGAAAAAAAGAGATAGGTCAAGCCATGGAGGATAGCAGGGATATTTCGGCTGATCAGACGACGACTTCTACTGAAAAAATGGCATCACTGTCAATAAGCGAATCCACATCTTCCAATCCATCCGATTCTTCCTCCGGGTATGTTCTAACTCATTTGCTCCACTCCCTGccaataaattattcatttttgcTGATATCGTTTTTCAActtgatatgatatgatattgATTGAGTTTGGAGCTAAAGAATCTGGATTTTTATGTGATAGGATGAGTGTAGAGGAGAAATTCAGGATTGTGAGGAGTGTTGGGGAGGAGTGTATTCAAGAGGATGAGCTGATGAATCTTCTTTCCAAGAAGCCGGAACCCATTTGCTATGATGGGTTTGAGCCTTCGGGTCGGATGCACATTGCCCAGGTCCTTTTTTTGATTTGTTCAATTATTCTCTCGTTTGCTTGAAGATTCCATTTTTCTTGTTTGAATGATGAATATAGGGGGTAATGAAGATAATCAGTGTGAACAAGTTGACCTCTGCTGGCTGCAAAGTGAAGATATGGATTGCAGATTGGTTTGCACAGTTGAACAACAAAATGGGAGGTGATTTGAAGAAAATCAGGACAATTGGGGAGTACATGATCGAAATATGGAAAGCTGTAGGTTTAGATATGCAAGGAGATAAAGTGGAGTTTTTGTGGTCTTCAGATGAAATCAATGGGAGGGCACATGAATACTGGCCTCTCGTGATGGATATTGCCAGGAGAAACAAGCTTCCTAGGATATTGAGGTATCAAGTGTAAAATTGGAATTGCTCCTTTTAGTAATTTATATTCCAAAACTtgaaaaactaaaactaaaacgGGCATCTATTCCCAGGTGTGTTCAAATTATGGGTCGCAGCGAGCAGGATGAGTTGACAGCAGCTCAGATATTTTATCCTTGCATGCAGTGCGCTGATATATTTTTCCTTAAGGTGCCTGCCATTGTTTCCTCATTAGACATGattctcattttcttcttctcacTCAATTATATTACACTTTGGTAGAATTTCTGGAAGTCTTATCTGTTGATCAGTCAACAAAGGAGTTACTGACTCTGGCAATTTAACTAATTTAGATTCTTGATCTGGCTTATTCTAGCATGTTGATTTTCCTATCAGATATTGCTTGCTATACATTCGAAGGGCCTTGAAAATAGTAGTTTTAACTAACAAccacaaaattttatttaaaagttgcATTGACACATTATCCTGAATCTCAACAGGCTGATATCTGTCAGTTGGGTATGGATCAGCGGAAAGTGAACGTTCTTGCAAGAGAGTACTGTGATGAcatcaagaggaagaacaagCCCATTATACTCTCCCATCGTCTGTTCCTAATTTGATATCTCTCTACTtgtattttgtatgtttttgaTTTGTGACGTTCAATTGTGTATGGATTCTGCAGATATGCTTCCGGGTTTGCAGCAAGGGCAGGAAAAGATGTCAAAAAGTGATCCATCATCTTCAATCTTCATGGAAGATGAGGAGGTATTGCAACATTAGGTTATATCTTTGTCTTTGTTGAAGTTGTAATATTAAAATGGATGATGGAATATGAAGTAGGACTTTTGAATAATTTGTTGCAGGCTGAAGTAAACTTAAAGATTAAGAAGGCATATTGTCCTCCAAATGAAGTTGTAGGAAATCCATGTTTGGAATACCTCAAGTACATAGTTTTCCCCTGGTTTCATGAGTTCAAGGTTGAACGTAGTGCCAATAACGGTGGTGAAAAGTGAGTCATTTCTCTTTTGAGTAGTATATGCAGGTTTCATGAGTGTttataagtttgaaaattattttttttgcagGATCTACAAGAGCTTTGAAGAATTAGTAGCAGAGTATGAAAGTGGGAGTTTGCATCCAGCTGATTTGAAACCTGCATTATCAAAAGCAATTAATACAATACTGCAGGTAAATTAATTGTCCTGCTAACaagttttggttttggttttttttggttttagttttggttttggttttggttttggttttggttttggttttggttttggttttggttttggttttggttttggttttgttGATTGAGATTTCATTTCTTTTCGTTTTGTTAGCCCGTCCGAAATCACTTCAAGAATGATCCCCAAGCAAAGGAGCTATTGAAAAGAGTCAAGGTATTATGGTGTTTCAAACCGCCTCTGTTTAATCTTCATATATAGAATTAAAAGATCATTGTGTTGAACATATTACTTATTTGTTATGTACAGGGCTACAAAGTATCAAGATGAGACAGAAGAAGAGACTTGTTATTTTGATGGCTGGAGAGGAAAATGAAGTTTTACTCTTGTTTGACTATTTACTATTATTGTACAATctatgaaaacatgtttttattttttgatattcaaccttaaattttcaatgttttttgAATTGTTGGACTCCCTGGCTCTTGCTATCTTAATAATCTTGATCATTAACCTGGTTTCTACTTTCTTATTCCCTcttataaatgatatatttaccCCCCTCATTCTATGAATGATTTCTAATTTCTTATTCCTCTTAAATTCATTTTCTCAAAGAACATAATAATAAGCCcttcctaatttttttctacTCTTTAATTCAAACCTTTTCCTGATGAAATTGAACACGTGAGTCTTTCCTAATATTAGGtactaacaaaataatttgtattagtagTGATATTAGCCTTTCCTCATATTGTTTTCTCCTTATGTCAGATTATTTGATATAAACGATTTAGTATGAGTAAATTTTGTCGTATTATGTCAGGTTAGTTGATATGTTTATAACTACTTGGATTTGTCTATTTCTCGCTTTTATAGATTTTAATAGttagtaattaattttatagatttaGTAAATTGAAGTGAAAACATGTTATCCTTGTGCTTATgtgacttttttattttattttgctatATTATGTTCGGTTATTTGATACGTTTATAACAACAATTTATCTCAATCTGGTTAGATTTATTTAGCtagtaattaattttgattttgccTAAATTTAGTCATTGAAATTACATGTTCTCGACTTcttaaagtttttaattattttgtcttATCATGTCTAATTATTTGACAggtttataactatttaaatttgtcTCTATCCcgtttttattagatttaagtAGTCATTGATTAATATTGGTTTGACATagatttaacaatataagtgaAAACATGTTCTACTCgtgatgaaattttttattgattttgtcgTATTATGTTTAGTTATTTAACACGATTATATATGCTTGGATTTCAttattcatgaatgaaaaagTGATTCATATATGTATTCTCTTAATCATGTGTTTTCAATTTTGTCGTATTATGCTGGgttattataacttttatatgcttggttttcattatttattacataaataaaatatatatttatatgtttccCAAATCTGAAGTGTTTTCAATTTTGTAGtattatatttacttattatacCATCTATATATGTTTGGATTTCATTATTTAGtgttaagtatatataattattattataatgttatttttttatttaatattaaaagtgtgattgaattatatttttaaaattttattttcttatgaaaAAAAACTCTACTAAAAAATGGCAATTAAATT from Impatiens glandulifera chromosome 5, dImpGla2.1, whole genome shotgun sequence includes:
- the LOC124938292 gene encoding tyrosine--tRNA ligase 1, cytoplasmic-like, which produces MEDSRDISADQTTTSTEKMASLSISESTSSNPSDSSSGMSVEEKFRIVRSVGEECIQEDELMNLLSKKPEPICYDGFEPSGRMHIAQGVMKIISVNKLTSAGCKVKIWIADWFAQLNNKMGGDLKKIRTIGEYMIEIWKAVGLDMQGDKVEFLWSSDEINGRAHEYWPLVMDIARRNKLPRILRCVQIMGRSEQDELTAAQIFYPCMQCADIFFLKADICQLGMDQRKVNVLAREYCDDIKRKNKPIILSHHMLPGLQQGQEKMSKSDPSSSIFMEDEEAEVNLKIKKAYCPPNEVVGNPCLEYLKYIVFPWFHEFKVERSANNGGEKIYKSFEELVAEYESGSLHPADLKPALSKAINTILQPVRNHFKNDPQAKELLKRVKGYKVSR